One Amycolatopsis thermophila DNA segment encodes these proteins:
- a CDS encoding primosomal protein — translation MAQDIVPIELGLPQGDLVTLWAPRWREDGEEWEAFLGDEEDLYAFPDAAHLAAFVRTAEQHDLIDHPAWHAVPALNVPELIPDDDHSYDLVGVPELVAEDPDSWTISELAEIVGIVRSLADVCELDEVHEVLDATEGFSLLEQGRLPFTGREGERLWNDLSEAVSEKWDTVLDAIDGLVKVPDVDAGVLEQTAEELATFLEESAEAEVEVEQEDEDLDTVDSTDAEDDEEADEDVPAGFWGEVGIDPIKIITADREYYTLRCYLDDEPIFLGDDGKIDVFKSEKALARALADSSAFADSDLAEVSTWDEVLSKATAGELEIEVDTENTYVLAGLDEDLAEGPDAIDPTQLDLAVELITDAADWADDDSVAAALSTSESLGWLVSFVLKPDPGRLAPSAPFDTEQSEWRKLVEAFENRLRVH, via the coding sequence ATGGCACAGGACATCGTCCCGATCGAACTCGGGCTGCCGCAGGGGGACCTGGTGACCCTCTGGGCCCCGCGCTGGCGGGAGGACGGCGAGGAGTGGGAGGCCTTCCTCGGCGACGAGGAGGATCTGTACGCCTTCCCCGACGCCGCGCACCTGGCCGCGTTCGTCCGCACCGCCGAGCAGCACGACCTGATCGACCACCCGGCGTGGCACGCGGTCCCGGCGCTGAACGTGCCGGAGCTGATCCCGGACGACGACCACTCCTACGACCTGGTCGGCGTGCCCGAGCTGGTGGCCGAGGACCCGGACTCGTGGACGATCAGCGAGCTCGCCGAGATCGTCGGCATCGTGCGCTCGCTGGCCGACGTGTGCGAGCTCGACGAGGTCCACGAGGTCCTGGACGCCACCGAGGGCTTCTCGCTGCTGGAGCAGGGCCGTCTGCCCTTCACCGGCCGCGAGGGCGAGCGGCTGTGGAACGACCTGTCCGAGGCCGTGTCCGAGAAGTGGGACACCGTGCTGGACGCGATCGACGGCCTGGTCAAGGTGCCCGATGTGGACGCCGGTGTGCTCGAGCAGACCGCCGAGGAGCTGGCGACGTTCCTCGAGGAGTCCGCGGAGGCCGAGGTCGAGGTCGAGCAGGAGGACGAGGACCTCGACACCGTCGACAGCACCGACGCCGAGGACGACGAGGAAGCGGATGAGGACGTCCCGGCCGGCTTCTGGGGCGAGGTCGGCATCGACCCGATCAAGATCATCACCGCCGACCGCGAGTACTACACGCTGCGGTGCTACCTCGACGACGAGCCGATCTTCCTCGGTGACGACGGCAAGATCGACGTGTTCAAGTCGGAGAAGGCGCTCGCCCGCGCGCTGGCCGACAGCAGCGCCTTCGCCGACTCCGACCTCGCCGAAGTGTCCACTTGGGACGAGGTCCTGTCGAAGGCGACCGCGGGCGAGCTGGAGATCGAGGTCGACACCGAGAACACCTACGTGCTGGCCGGCCTGGACGAGGACCTGGCCGAGGGGCCGGACGCGATCGACCCGACGCAGCTGGACCTGGCGGTCGAGCTGATCACCGACGCGGCGGACTGGGCGGACGACGACAGCGTGGCCGCCGCACTGTCCACTTCGGAGAGCCTGGGCTGGCTGGTGTCGTTCGTGCTCAAGCCGGACCCCGGCCGCCTCGCGCCGAGCGCTCCGTTCGACACCGAGCAGAGCGAGTGGCGCAAGCTGGTGGAGGCCTTCGAGAACCGGCTGCGGGTGCACTGA
- a CDS encoding adenosine deaminase, protein MPDNPAAAPLTMENIRRAPKVLLHDHLDGGLRPETVVELADALGYRDLPTTDVAELSRWFRDAADSGSLESYLETFAHTCGVMQTEEALVRVAAECVEDLAADGVVYAEVRYAPELFAERGLALDAVVEAVQAGFAEGERRAAQQGKVIRMGTLLCAMRQHARAQEIAEIAVRYRDSGVAGFDIAGPEAGFPPTRNLDAFEYLRTNNAHFTIHAGEAFGLASIWEAIQHCGAERLGHGVRIVDDIKRDPDGTVHLGRLASYVRDRRIPLEICPSSNVQTGAAPSIAEHPIGLLAGLRFRVTVNTDNRLMSGCTMSSEFAALAEAFGYGWADFQWFTINAMKSAFLDFDQRLEVINNVIKPGYAALI, encoded by the coding sequence ATGCCAGACAACCCCGCTGCCGCGCCCCTGACCATGGAAAACATCCGCCGGGCGCCCAAGGTCCTGCTCCACGACCACCTCGACGGAGGACTCCGTCCGGAGACCGTGGTCGAACTCGCGGACGCGCTCGGATACCGCGATCTGCCGACGACGGACGTGGCCGAGCTGAGCCGCTGGTTCCGCGACGCCGCCGACTCCGGCTCCCTCGAGTCCTACCTGGAGACCTTCGCCCACACCTGCGGCGTCATGCAGACCGAAGAAGCGCTGGTCAGGGTGGCCGCGGAGTGCGTGGAGGACCTGGCCGCCGACGGTGTCGTGTACGCCGAGGTGCGCTACGCGCCGGAGCTGTTCGCCGAGCGCGGGCTCGCCCTGGACGCCGTCGTCGAAGCCGTCCAGGCGGGGTTTGCGGAGGGTGAGCGTCGAGCCGCTCAACAGGGAAAAGTCATCCGAATGGGTACTTTGCTGTGTGCGATGCGTCAGCACGCTCGGGCGCAGGAGATAGCCGAGATCGCGGTGCGTTACCGGGACTCGGGAGTGGCCGGGTTCGACATCGCCGGACCGGAAGCCGGATTCCCGCCCACCCGCAACCTCGACGCATTCGAATATTTGCGCACCAACAATGCGCATTTCACCATTCACGCCGGTGAGGCGTTCGGCCTCGCCTCCATTTGGGAGGCGATTCAGCATTGTGGCGCGGAACGGCTCGGGCACGGGGTGCGGATCGTCGACGACATCAAGCGCGATCCGGATGGGACGGTCCACCTCGGCCGGCTCGCGAGCTACGTCCGCGACCGCCGCATCCCGCTGGAGATCTGCCCGTCTTCCAACGTCCAGACGGGTGCCGCGCCGTCGATCGCGGAACATCCGATCGGGTTACTCGCCGGGTTGCGCTTCCGGGTGACCGTCAACACCGACAACCGGCTCATGAGCGGGTGCACGATGTCGAGCGAGTTCGCGGCGCTGGCGGAGGCGTTCGGCTACGGGTGGGCCGACTTCCAGTGGTTCACGATCAACGCGATGAAGTCGGCGTTCCTCGATTTCGATCAACGGCTCGAGGTGATCAACAACGTGATCAAACCGGGCTACGCCGCGCTGATCTGA
- a CDS encoding VOC family protein: protein MLRLGITVLGVNDIERATEFWSAALGVTTSSEWDYPDWRTLSDERGPVLGLMHSETPVQQHPRVHLDLFVDSRSEQDAEVARLVGLGATKVDWELYPEDPDFVVLADPEGNIFCVVDLSHAQ from the coding sequence ATGTTGCGACTGGGGATCACGGTGCTCGGCGTGAACGACATCGAGCGCGCGACGGAGTTCTGGTCGGCGGCGCTGGGCGTGACCACGAGCAGCGAGTGGGACTACCCGGACTGGCGCACCCTGAGCGACGAACGTGGGCCGGTGCTCGGGTTGATGCACAGCGAGACGCCGGTGCAGCAGCATCCACGGGTGCACCTGGACCTGTTCGTCGACAGCCGCTCCGAGCAGGACGCCGAGGTCGCCCGGCTGGTCGGCCTGGGGGCGACGAAGGTGGACTGGGAGCTGTACCCGGAGGACCCGGACTTCGTGGTACTGGCCGATCCCGAGGGGAACATCTTCTGCGTCGTGGACCTCAGCCACGCCCAGTAA
- a CDS encoding MFS transporter, with translation MGGTAVLDTRSRRRWGILALGLAAQTASCSFLFGIPFLVPDMRAGGLTLAEAGTIVAAPSIGLLFTLILWGAAADRYGERVVMALGLGASSVLLLVTGLTAPSTGAQFALFLLAGALTASVNAASGRAVMGWFGPAERGTAMGIRQTAQPLGVGVAALALPPLAQHGGFHTALLFPAVFGLVVAVLVAWLVIDPPRPEKKPGAPKPASPYRTPTLWRLHGASALLVVPQFAVSAFAPVYLVSAHGWSALAAGWFLAAVQVLGAAGRLVSGWWSDRVGSRLRPMRQLAVASAAVMLLVAVGDVSWMWVVLFALVLAAVITVADNGLGFTASAELAGTDWAGRAMGAQNTAQNVASSLTPPLLGLVIGDSRYALAFCVAAIFPVLAIGLTPVRAETRS, from the coding sequence ATGGGCGGCACAGCGGTGCTGGACACGAGGAGTAGGCGCCGGTGGGGCATCCTCGCCCTCGGTCTCGCCGCCCAGACCGCGAGCTGCTCGTTCCTCTTCGGCATCCCGTTCCTGGTGCCCGACATGCGGGCGGGTGGCCTGACGCTCGCCGAGGCGGGCACGATCGTCGCCGCGCCCAGCATCGGGCTGCTGTTCACCCTGATCCTGTGGGGCGCGGCCGCCGATCGCTACGGCGAGCGGGTGGTGATGGCGCTGGGCCTGGGCGCGTCGTCGGTGCTGCTGCTGGTGACCGGCCTGACCGCGCCGTCCACCGGCGCCCAGTTCGCGCTGTTCCTGCTGGCCGGGGCGCTCACGGCGTCGGTGAACGCGGCCAGCGGCCGGGCGGTGATGGGCTGGTTCGGGCCGGCCGAGCGCGGCACGGCGATGGGCATCCGGCAGACCGCGCAGCCGCTCGGTGTGGGAGTCGCGGCACTGGCCCTGCCGCCGCTGGCGCAGCACGGCGGTTTCCACACCGCGCTGCTGTTCCCCGCGGTGTTCGGGCTGGTCGTCGCCGTGCTGGTGGCGTGGCTGGTGATCGACCCGCCGCGGCCGGAGAAGAAGCCGGGCGCGCCGAAGCCGGCGTCGCCGTACCGGACGCCCACCCTGTGGCGGCTGCACGGGGCGAGCGCGCTGCTGGTGGTGCCGCAGTTCGCGGTGTCGGCGTTCGCACCCGTGTACCTGGTGTCGGCGCACGGGTGGAGCGCGCTGGCGGCCGGCTGGTTCCTCGCGGCGGTGCAGGTGCTCGGCGCGGCCGGGCGCCTGGTGTCGGGGTGGTGGTCGGACCGGGTGGGCAGCAGGCTGCGCCCGATGCGGCAGCTGGCGGTGGCGAGCGCGGCGGTGATGCTGCTGGTCGCCGTCGGGGACGTGAGCTGGATGTGGGTGGTGTTGTTCGCGCTGGTCCTGGCCGCGGTGATCACGGTGGCGGACAACGGGCTCGGGTTCACCGCGTCGGCCGAGCTGGCCGGGACCGACTGGGCCGGGCGCGCGATGGGGGCGCAGAACACCGCGCAGAACGTCGCGTCGTCGCTGACCCCACCGCTGCTGGGCCTGGTGATCGGCGATTCGCGTTACGCGCTGGCGTTCTGCGTGGCCGCGATCTTCCCGGTGCTGGCGATCGGCCTCACGCCCGTTCGAGCCGAGACCCGGTCGTGA
- a CDS encoding ABC transporter permease, whose translation MSLATETEAPMTVPPTPRKRRIPGWARGIIWAVGIVAVLSAASYFTGVNTLTSTNTAQTALRLALPILLCALGGLWSERGGVVNIGLEGMMILGTWGAAWGAYYGGPWAGLGAAILFGALGGLLHAIATVTFNVNHIVSGVAINLLGLGVAKYLATLIFEPLSGNPRQSPTVPTFDTYSATFLSNWLTRLEDQQRVFISDAAGLINGLVTGVAPLTMIAILLVPVSYLVLWRTRLGLRLRSCGENPVAAESLGINVYAHKYLGVLISGGLAGMGGASLVLLQGGGGYLENQTNGRGYIGLAAMIFGNWRPGGLLGGAALFGYADGLQLSGGGKAVLALLYGVVLLLVVIVVVQLIRRQWIAAALGVAGAGILYWIYWSNDTLPSELTPYTAHVVTLIVLAVASQRLRPPKAGGARYRRGEGD comes from the coding sequence ATGAGTCTCGCGACCGAGACCGAGGCGCCGATGACGGTTCCGCCCACCCCGCGCAAGCGCCGGATCCCCGGCTGGGCGCGCGGCATCATCTGGGCGGTCGGGATCGTCGCGGTGCTCTCCGCCGCGTCGTACTTCACCGGGGTCAACACCCTGACCTCGACCAACACCGCGCAGACCGCGCTCCGGCTGGCGCTGCCGATCCTCCTGTGCGCCCTCGGCGGGCTGTGGTCCGAGCGCGGCGGCGTGGTGAACATCGGTCTCGAGGGCATGATGATCCTCGGCACCTGGGGTGCGGCGTGGGGCGCCTACTACGGCGGCCCGTGGGCGGGCCTGGGCGCGGCGATCCTGTTCGGCGCGCTCGGTGGCCTGCTGCACGCGATCGCGACGGTGACGTTCAACGTCAACCACATCGTCTCCGGTGTGGCGATCAACCTGCTCGGGCTGGGCGTCGCGAAGTACCTGGCGACGCTGATCTTCGAGCCGCTGTCCGGCAACCCGCGGCAGTCGCCCACGGTGCCGACGTTCGACACCTACTCGGCGACGTTCCTGTCGAACTGGCTCACCCGCCTCGAGGACCAGCAGCGCGTGTTCATCTCGGACGCGGCGGGCCTGATCAACGGGCTGGTGACCGGGGTGGCGCCGTTGACCATGATCGCGATCCTGCTGGTGCCCGTGAGCTACCTGGTGCTGTGGCGGACGCGGCTCGGGCTGCGGCTGCGGTCGTGCGGCGAGAACCCGGTGGCGGCCGAGTCGCTGGGCATCAACGTGTACGCGCACAAGTACCTCGGCGTGCTGATCTCCGGCGGACTGGCCGGCATGGGCGGCGCGTCGCTGGTGCTGCTCCAGGGCGGCGGCGGTTACCTGGAGAACCAGACCAACGGCCGCGGCTACATCGGCCTGGCCGCGATGATCTTCGGCAACTGGCGGCCGGGCGGGCTGCTCGGTGGTGCGGCGCTGTTCGGGTACGCGGACGGTCTGCAGCTCTCCGGCGGCGGCAAGGCGGTGCTCGCGCTGTTGTACGGCGTGGTGCTGCTGCTGGTCGTGATCGTGGTGGTGCAGCTGATCCGGCGGCAGTGGATCGCGGCGGCGCTCGGTGTCGCCGGCGCCGGGATCCTGTACTGGATCTACTGGTCCAACGACACGCTGCCCAGCGAGCTGACCCCGTACACCGCGCACGTCGTGACGTTGATCGTGCTGGCGGTGGCCTCGCAGCGACTCAGGCCGCCCAAGGCCGGCGGTGCCCGGTACCGGCGTGGTGAGGGGGACTAG
- a CDS encoding cytidine deaminase has product MSEIDWEALRARAVLAAKSAYAPYSGLHVGVAGLVDDGRVVVGCNVENASYGLGLCAECTMAGQLRLSGGGRLVAVACRSGDGDLLMPCGRCRQILFELGGGSCLVDTPSGVLPMTSVLPDAFGPADLP; this is encoded by the coding sequence GTGAGCGAGATCGACTGGGAGGCGCTGCGCGCTCGAGCGGTGCTGGCGGCGAAGAGCGCGTACGCGCCCTACTCGGGTCTGCACGTCGGCGTCGCCGGGCTGGTGGACGACGGCCGGGTGGTCGTCGGGTGCAACGTGGAAAACGCTTCCTACGGCCTCGGGTTGTGCGCGGAGTGCACGATGGCCGGGCAGCTGCGGCTGTCCGGTGGCGGGCGTCTGGTGGCGGTGGCGTGCCGGTCGGGCGACGGTGACCTGCTGATGCCGTGCGGCCGGTGCCGTCAGATCCTGTTCGAGCTGGGCGGTGGGTCGTGTCTGGTGGACACGCCGTCCGGGGTCCTGCCGATGACCTCGGTGCTGCCCGACGCCTTCGGTCCCGCGGACCTGCCGTGA
- a CDS encoding thymidine phosphorylase, with protein MTAFAAVDVIRAKRDGAALSDEQIRWVVDAYTRGDVAEEQMAALAMAVFLRGMDARETATWTGAMIDSGSRLSLDVDRPTVDKHSTGGVGDKITLPLAPLVAACGAAVPQLSGRGLGHTGGTLDKLESIPGWRAALSVDEIVRQLNDVGAVVCAATEGLAPADRKLYALRDVTGTVESIPLIASSIMSKKIAEGSAGLVLDVKTGSGAFMKSVEEASELARTLVEIGTAHGVATTALLTDMNTPLGAAVGNAVEVAEAVEVLQGGGPADVVELTVALAREMLALAGLPVDPAEVLASGEAYETWCRMIAAQGGDPSAPLPRPAHVSVVEAPSDGYLSVVDAYAVGVAAWRLGAGRARKEDPVQHAAGVLCLAKPGERVAKGQPLLELHTNTPDAVPAAREALTDAIGIADSPPEKRDLILDRIT; from the coding sequence GTGACAGCGTTCGCGGCGGTCGACGTCATCCGGGCGAAGCGTGACGGCGCCGCGTTGAGCGACGAGCAGATCCGTTGGGTCGTCGACGCCTACACGCGGGGCGACGTGGCCGAGGAGCAGATGGCCGCGCTGGCGATGGCGGTGTTCCTGCGCGGGATGGACGCGCGGGAGACGGCGACCTGGACCGGCGCGATGATCGACTCCGGTTCGCGGTTGTCACTGGACGTCGATCGTCCGACGGTGGACAAGCACTCGACCGGTGGGGTCGGCGACAAGATCACCTTGCCGCTGGCCCCGCTGGTGGCCGCGTGCGGGGCGGCGGTGCCCCAGCTGTCCGGTCGCGGGCTGGGCCACACGGGCGGCACGCTGGACAAGCTCGAGTCGATCCCGGGTTGGCGGGCCGCGTTGTCCGTGGACGAAATCGTGCGGCAGCTGAACGACGTGGGCGCGGTGGTCTGCGCGGCCACGGAGGGGCTGGCGCCGGCGGACCGGAAGCTGTACGCGTTGCGGGACGTGACGGGCACAGTCGAGTCGATCCCGTTGATCGCGAGCTCGATCATGAGCAAGAAGATCGCGGAGGGTTCGGCCGGGTTGGTCCTGGACGTGAAGACGGGGTCCGGGGCGTTCATGAAGAGCGTCGAGGAGGCGTCGGAGCTGGCCCGGACGCTGGTCGAGATCGGCACGGCGCACGGTGTGGCGACGACGGCCTTGTTGACGGACATGAACACGCCGCTGGGCGCGGCGGTCGGCAACGCGGTGGAGGTCGCGGAGGCGGTCGAGGTCCTGCAGGGTGGTGGGCCGGCCGACGTCGTGGAGCTGACGGTGGCGTTGGCGCGGGAGATGCTGGCCCTGGCCGGGCTCCCGGTGGATCCGGCGGAGGTGCTGGCGTCCGGCGAGGCGTACGAGACGTGGTGCCGGATGATCGCGGCGCAGGGTGGTGACCCGTCCGCGCCCCTGCCCAGGCCCGCGCACGTGAGCGTGGTGGAAGCGCCTTCGGACGGGTATCTGTCCGTTGTGGACGCCTACGCCGTCGGGGTGGCGGCGTGGCGGTTGGGGGCGGGCCGGGCGCGCAAGGAAGACCCGGTGCAGCACGCCGCCGGGGTCCTCTGCCTGGCGAAGCCGGGGGAGCGGGTCGCCAAGGGGCAGCCGCTGCTGGAGCTGCACACCAACACGCCCGACGCGGTCCCGGCGGCTCGCGAGGCCCTCACCGACGCGATCGGCATCGCCGATTCCCCACCGGAGAAGCGGGACCTGATCCTGGACCGCATCACCTGA
- a CDS encoding PA containing protein: MTTDNHIGAPSFDRMRNMLVRAAEVRESEQQQIFDALDDIYARLAPVDSLGAVRKRLSELPDRTEVGVLAERLDEAMSRLEAQDNALADLARAVESVVDKLAKPFAQLDGRLDGVAARFEAVAGRMDGLEDKLENIHRRLDDLNGHLDKQDAKLDALPQAVHGPVKERIEMAESVLRDRVDSGLGELRERVDNGVGELRERVANGLSELRGRVDEVDTQNRERVESATQALRGAIDETGEMLDPTERLEALSSRLEQISGRLDDLGGRIDKVDEGVAAQFGDLGGVVKSGFSRVEGTLASRPDTDDVSSVVRRSNEESERRIGGQLDEAMATFAELMLGGGPSVPQIAPPPPAQRQPRRARNGRAPKNADVKSKPEGDDSEA; this comes from the coding sequence GTGACCACTGATAACCACATTGGAGCTCCGTCCTTCGACCGGATGCGCAACATGCTGGTGCGCGCGGCCGAAGTCCGCGAGAGCGAGCAGCAGCAGATCTTCGACGCGCTCGACGACATCTACGCGCGGCTGGCTCCGGTCGACTCGCTGGGCGCCGTGCGCAAGCGGCTGTCGGAGCTGCCCGACCGCACCGAGGTCGGTGTGCTGGCCGAGCGCCTGGACGAGGCCATGTCGCGGCTGGAGGCGCAGGACAACGCGCTGGCGGACCTCGCGCGGGCGGTGGAGAGCGTCGTCGACAAGCTGGCGAAGCCGTTCGCCCAGCTCGATGGTCGCCTGGACGGTGTGGCCGCCCGGTTCGAGGCCGTGGCCGGCCGGATGGACGGGCTCGAGGACAAGCTGGAGAACATCCACCGCCGCCTCGACGACCTGAACGGGCACCTGGACAAGCAGGACGCGAAGCTGGATGCCCTGCCGCAGGCCGTGCACGGCCCGGTCAAGGAGCGCATCGAGATGGCCGAGTCGGTCCTGCGCGACCGGGTGGACTCCGGTCTCGGCGAGCTGCGCGAGCGGGTGGACAACGGGGTCGGCGAGCTGCGCGAGCGGGTCGCGAACGGCCTGTCCGAGCTGCGCGGCCGGGTGGACGAGGTGGACACCCAGAACCGTGAGCGCGTCGAGTCGGCCACGCAGGCGCTGCGCGGCGCGATCGACGAGACCGGCGAGATGCTGGACCCGACCGAGCGGCTGGAAGCGCTGTCGTCGCGGCTGGAGCAGATCAGCGGGCGCCTGGACGACCTGGGCGGCCGGATCGACAAGGTGGACGAGGGTGTCGCGGCGCAGTTCGGCGACCTCGGCGGGGTCGTCAAGAGCGGCTTCTCGCGCGTGGAGGGCACGCTCGCGAGCCGTCCGGACACCGACGACGTGAGCTCCGTGGTGCGGCGCAGCAACGAGGAGTCCGAGCGGCGGATCGGCGGCCAGCTCGACGAGGCGATGGCGACGTTCGCGGAGCTGATGCTCGGCGGCGGCCCGTCCGTCCCGCAGATCGCCCCGCCGCCTCCCGCGCAGCGCCAGCCGCGCCGGGCCCGCAACGGCCGGGCGCCGAAGAACGCCGACGTGAAGTCCAAGCCCGAGGGCGACGACTCGGAGGCCTGA
- a CDS encoding DEAD/DEAH box helicase — protein MTSQGLSQLLPADPDPDTLFETFSAWTAERGLELYPAQEEALIEVVSGANVILSTPTGSGKSLVAVGAHFTAMAQGKRSYYTAPIKALVSEKFFQLIEIFGADNVGMMTGDSAVNPDAPIICCTAEILANIALRFGADAPVGQVVADEFHFYSEPDRGWAWQVPLLELPHAQFVLMSATLGDVTFFEKDLTRRTGRATAVVTSAQRPVPLTYRYALTPLHETMTELLTGGQAPVYVVHFSQAAAIERAQALMSINVTTRAEKDALAEAIGDFRFSAGFGKTLSRLVRHGIGVHHAGMLPKYRRLVEQLAQAGLLKVICGTDTLGVGINVPIRTVVFSALTKYDGVRQRHLKAREFHQIAGRAGRAGYDTDGYVVVQAPDHVIENAKALQKAGDDPKKKRKIVRKSAPEGFVNWTESTFERLISSPPEPLTSSFQVSHAMLLNVISRPGNAFEHMRHLLEDNHEDRPSQRKHIRRAIAIYRALVAAGVVERLSEPDSTGRIVRLTMDLQLDFALNQPLSPFALAAIELLDPGSPTYALDVVSVIESTVENPRPVLSQQQFKARGEAVAALKAEGVEYEERMALLDDVTYPKPLEELLEAAYDTYRRGHPWVADYELKPKSVVRDMYERAMNFVEYINFYSLARSEGLVLRYLADTYDALRRTVPDEAKTEPLEDLIAWLGEMVRQVDSSLLDEWEALRHPGEEPVPAERLPEKPPPVTGNERAFRVLVRNQMFRRVELAARRAYAELGELDAASGWNDIEWEAALEAYFEQHDSIGIGADARGPAMLMITKEPDMWRVRQIFDDPEGDHDWGISAEVDLAASDEAGAAVLRVTAVDQL, from the coding sequence ATGACATCACAGGGCCTCTCTCAGCTTCTTCCAGCGGATCCGGATCCCGACACGCTGTTCGAGACGTTTTCGGCCTGGACGGCCGAACGCGGGCTCGAGCTGTACCCGGCGCAGGAAGAGGCGCTGATCGAGGTCGTCTCGGGCGCCAACGTGATCCTGTCCACCCCCACCGGCTCGGGAAAGAGCCTGGTCGCGGTGGGTGCGCACTTCACCGCGATGGCGCAGGGGAAGCGCTCCTACTACACCGCTCCGATCAAGGCGCTGGTGTCGGAGAAGTTCTTCCAGCTCATCGAGATCTTCGGCGCGGACAACGTCGGGATGATGACCGGCGACTCCGCCGTCAACCCGGACGCGCCGATCATCTGCTGCACGGCGGAAATCCTGGCGAACATCGCGTTGCGCTTCGGTGCCGACGCCCCGGTCGGCCAGGTGGTGGCCGACGAGTTCCACTTCTACAGCGAGCCCGACCGCGGCTGGGCGTGGCAGGTGCCGCTGCTGGAGCTGCCGCACGCACAGTTCGTGTTGATGTCGGCCACGCTGGGTGACGTCACGTTCTTCGAGAAGGACCTGACCCGCCGCACCGGCCGTGCCACCGCGGTCGTCACCTCCGCGCAGCGCCCGGTGCCGCTGACCTACCGGTACGCGCTCACGCCGCTGCACGAGACGATGACCGAGCTGCTCACCGGCGGGCAGGCCCCGGTGTACGTCGTGCACTTCTCGCAGGCCGCGGCGATCGAGCGGGCGCAGGCGCTGATGAGCATCAACGTCACCACCCGGGCCGAGAAGGACGCCCTCGCCGAGGCGATCGGCGACTTCCGGTTCTCCGCCGGGTTCGGCAAGACCCTGTCGCGGCTGGTGCGGCACGGCATCGGCGTGCACCACGCCGGCATGCTGCCCAAGTACCGGCGCCTGGTCGAGCAGCTGGCGCAGGCCGGGCTGCTCAAGGTGATCTGCGGGACCGACACGCTCGGCGTGGGCATCAACGTGCCGATCCGCACGGTGGTGTTCTCCGCGCTGACCAAGTACGACGGGGTCCGCCAGCGGCACCTCAAGGCGCGGGAGTTCCACCAGATCGCCGGGCGCGCGGGGCGGGCCGGGTACGACACCGACGGGTACGTCGTCGTGCAGGCGCCGGACCACGTCATCGAGAACGCCAAGGCGCTGCAGAAGGCGGGCGACGACCCGAAGAAGAAGCGCAAGATCGTCCGCAAGAGCGCGCCCGAGGGGTTCGTCAACTGGACCGAGAGCACGTTCGAGCGGCTGATCTCGTCGCCGCCCGAGCCGCTGACGTCCAGCTTCCAGGTCAGCCACGCGATGCTGCTCAACGTGATTTCCCGGCCGGGCAACGCGTTCGAGCACATGCGGCACCTGCTGGAGGACAACCACGAGGACCGGCCGTCGCAGCGCAAGCACATCCGCCGCGCCATCGCGATCTACCGCGCGCTGGTCGCCGCGGGGGTCGTGGAGCGGCTGTCCGAACCGGACTCCACGGGCCGCATCGTGCGGCTGACGATGGACCTGCAGCTCGACTTCGCGCTGAACCAGCCGTTGTCGCCGTTCGCGCTGGCCGCGATCGAGCTGCTGGACCCCGGATCGCCCACGTACGCGCTGGACGTGGTGTCGGTGATCGAGTCCACTGTGGAGAACCCGCGTCCGGTGCTGTCGCAGCAGCAGTTCAAGGCGCGCGGTGAGGCGGTCGCGGCGTTGAAGGCGGAGGGCGTCGAGTACGAGGAGCGGATGGCGCTGCTCGACGACGTGACGTACCCGAAGCCGCTGGAGGAGCTGCTGGAGGCGGCGTACGACACCTACCGGCGCGGGCACCCGTGGGTCGCCGACTACGAGCTGAAGCCGAAGTCGGTCGTGCGCGACATGTACGAGCGGGCGATGAACTTCGTCGAGTACATCAACTTCTACTCGCTCGCCCGCTCGGAGGGCCTGGTGCTGCGGTACCTGGCGGACACCTACGACGCGCTGCGCCGGACGGTGCCCGACGAGGCGAAGACCGAGCCGCTGGAGGACCTGATCGCGTGGCTCGGCGAGATGGTGCGCCAGGTCGACTCGAGCCTGCTGGACGAGTGGGAGGCGCTGCGGCACCCGGGGGAGGAGCCGGTGCCGGCCGAGCGCCTGCCGGAGAAGCCGCCGCCGGTCACCGGCAACGAACGGGCTTTCCGGGTGCTGGTGCGCAACCAGATGTTCCGGCGGGTCGAGCTGGCGGCGCGCCGGGCGTACGCGGAGCTGGGCGAGCTGGACGCGGCCTCCGGCTGGAACGACATCGAGTGGGAAGCCGCGTTGGAGGCCTACTTCGAGCAGCACGACTCGATCGGCATCGGTGCGGACGCCCGCGGGCCCGCCATGCTGATGATCACGAAGGAGCCGGACATGTGGCGCGTGCGGCAGATCTTCGACGACCCCGAGGGCGACCACGACTGGGGCATCAGCGCCGAGGTGGACCTGGCGGCGTCCGACGAGGCCGGCGCGGCGGTGCTCCGCGTGACGGCGGTGGACCAGCTCTGA